In Colletotrichum destructivum chromosome 8, complete sequence, the following proteins share a genomic window:
- a CDS encoding Putative GroES-like superfamily, alcohol dehydrogenase-like, NAD(P)-binding domain superfamily, translating to MATTTTFTPPATQSGLVVDDHDNVIIRPDCPFPSVPPDQVLVRVHAVGVNPSDTKMRGPFALPHAILGADFAGEVVATGADVTDVQIGDRVCGAQNELFRESPERGAFAAYNVTRGRMWMKIPDAWSYEAAASLPVGLCTAGLALKLLGLPLPDQPVDKGAHVLVYGGSTATATIAIQLLKLSGLIPIAVCSPKNFALARSNGAEEVFDRHDKECAQKIKSYTKNNLKYALDCITSVESTVLCFAAIGRAGGKYVSLDPWQEHAATRKVVKCDFTVGPRVFGEGCTWPAPYASGPDQELKEFGVRLWDVARTLVAEGKLKNHPLRVLDGGFEAVMAGMELIRDKKLSGEKIVVRM from the exons ATGGCCACTACCACCACGTTCACACCACCCGCCACCCAATCGGGCCTGGTTGTCGACGACCATGACAACGTCATCATCCGCCCGGACTGCCCCTTCCCCTCAGTTCCCCCAGACCAGGTCCTCGTCCGTGtgcacgccgtcggcgtcaaccCCAGCGACACCAAGATGCGCGGGCCGTTCGCCCTCCCCCACGCCATCCTTGGCGCGGATTtcgcgggcgaggtcgtcgcTACCGGGGCAGACGTGACCGACGTGCAGATAGGCGACCGCGTGTGCGGGGCGCAGAACGAGCTGTTCAGGGAGAGCCCGGAGCGTGGGGCGTTTGCGGCCTACAACGTGACTCGCGGCCGGATGTGGATGAAGATCCCTGACGCGTGGAGTtacgaggccgccgcgagcCTGCCCGTGGGTCTATGCACCGCCGGCCTGGCGCTGAAGCTGCTGGGtctgccgctgccggacCAGCCGGTCGACAAGGGCGCGCATGTGCTGGTGTATGGCGGGAGTACGGCCACGGCGACAATTGCCATTCAGCTCTTGAAGTT GTCTGGGTTGATTCCTATTGCCGTGTGCTCGCCCAAGAACTTTGCCCTGGCGAGGAGCAAcggtgccgaggaggtcTTTGACAGGCATGATAAGGAGTGTGCGCAAAAGATT AAATCCTACACGAAAAACAACCTCAAATACGCACTCGACTGCATCACCAGCGTCGAGTCGACCGTCCTCTGCTTCGCGGCCAtcgggcgggcgggcggcaaATACGTCTCGCTGGACCCGTGGCAGGAGCACGCGGCCACGCGCAAGGTCGTCAAGTGCGACTTCACCGTCGGGCCCAGGGTGTTTGGCGAGGGGTGTACGTGGCCCGCACCGTACGCGAGTGGGCCGGACCAAGAACTGAAAGAGTTCGGGGTGAGGCTCTGGGACGTGGCGAGGACGCTGGTCGCCGAGGGGAAGCTCAAGAACCACCCCCTCAGGGTGCTGGATGGCGGGTTCgaggcggtgatggcggGGATGGAGCTGATTCGGGACAAGAAGCTGTCGGGGGAGAAGATAGTAGTGCGGATGTAA
- a CDS encoding Putative serine hydrolase FSH, alpha/Beta hydrolase, with protein sequence MGLSKKPSKAILCLHGGGASPDIFRFQTSSLNAALGHEYDFLYASAPHLATPGPDVLPFFAGMDPFYSWFRPVHDDPASEVAVFNEAVHKSVENYTKNRPGVKIVGVLGFSQGAVASTMLLWQRQVGRVNWLPDVKFGVLLCPGYSAVATGYMREVCEQEDRGGEEGIVVRLPTLHLHGRQDVVNLPQSRRMYATHYKGAKLVEFDGEHEVPRRVGDIKKIVDYVLGIPV encoded by the coding sequence ATGGGACTCTCCAAGAAACCCTCCAAGGCAATCCTCTGCCtgcacggcggcggagcctCCCCCGACATCTTCCGCTTCCAGACCTCCTCCCTGAACGCCGCCCTAGGCCACGAGTACGACTTCCTCTACGCGTCCGCGCCGCACCTCGCCACGCCGGGGCCCGACgtcctccccttcttcgcGGGCATGGACCCGTTCTACAGCTGGTTCAGGCCCGTGCATGACGACCCGGCGTCGGAGGTGGCCGTCTTCAACGAGGCGGTGCACAAGAGCGTCGAGAACTACACAAAGAACAGGCCCGGCGTCAAGATCGTCGGGGTGCTGGGCTTCTCCCAGGGCGCGGTGGCGTCGACCATGCTCCTATGGCAGCGGCAGGTCGGGCGGGTGAATTGGCTCCCCGACGTCAAGTTCGGGGTCTTGCTCTGCCCCGGGTACAGTGCCGTCGCCACTGGGTACATGCGGGAGGTCTGCGAGCAGGAggaccgcggcggcgaggaggggatCGTGGTGCGGCTGCCGACGCTGCATCTGCACGGGCGCCAGGACGTCGTGAACCTGCCGCAGTCGAGGAGGATGTACGCGACTCATTACAAGGGCGCCAAGTTGGTGGAGTTTGACGGCGAGCATGAAGTTCCGAGGAGGGTCGGGGATATCAAGAAGATTGTCGATTATGTGCTGGGGATCCCTGTGTAG
- a CDS encoding Putative phytanoyl-CoA dioxygenase, producing MSFNLPPPASPATSGLDFADKPYDTSRIDPLARFHENVAQVRRWIEDNLSNFSHLNQIIVLRLGSDTLPHQHITIDATTAPPVLSTAVPSTAHKSITILPEYILDAVEGRMHSQHAFAKRATPPTLGAIPSCFAPAGVPGPCTAIVDPETLPKPTEDVAQLKSDLAKWGYAICANALSAEQVQIIRTAVEEQAEAERLVGVGHLDTAHKKAGDQPNQRVWNLPNKGDEFLDLLNHPLIDAVMPWFLGGNFSLFTMSANIARPGTSGIYMHRDQMVMSPDTTAHAYVLNAMWYLTDVSEEKGATRVYPGSHVMNVLPADMNHIGTSIPAAAPAGSCLLLDSRTWHSTGVNTTDEPRPVILQSFCRFFVRQIENYQAILSDEVKAKLSERQRALLGLPSMKPGGKGQGFASYNWPGTQVGRMRAAVGKE from the exons ATGTCCTTCAACCTCCCGCCCCCAGCCTCACCAGCAACCTCCGGCCTCGACTTCGCCGACAAACCCTACGACACCTCGCGCATCGACCCTCTGGCCCGCTTCCACGAGAATGTAGCCCAAGTCCGGCGCTGGATCGAGGACAACCTCTCC AACTTCTCCCACTTGAACCAAATCATCGTCCTCCGGCTCGGCTCCGACACACTCCCCCACCAGCACATTACCATCGACGCAACGACCGCGCCGCCGGTCCTCTCCACCGCCGTCCCCTCTACCGCCCACAAGTCCATAACCATCCTGCCAGAGTACATCCTCGACGCGGTCGAGGGGCGCATGCACAGCCAGCACGCCTTCGCGAAGCGCGCCACGCCGCCCACCCTCGGCGCCATACCCTCCTGCTTCGCCCCCGCCGGCGTTCCGGGACCCTGTACGGCTATTGTAGACCCCGAGAcgctgccgaagccgacggaAGACGTGGCGCAGCTGAAGAGCGATTTGGCGAAATGGGGGTATGCCATCTGCGCGAATGCGCTGAGCGCTGAGCAGGTACAGATCATTCGGACCGCGGTAGAGGAGCAAGCTGAGGCGGAGAGGCTGGTCGGGGTCGGGCACTTGGATACCGCGCACAAGAAGGCGGGGGATCAGCCAAATCAGCGGGTTTG GAACCTCCCCAACAAAGGCGACGAgttcctcgacctgctcaaCCACCcgctcatcgacgccgtcatgcCGTGGTTCCTGGGCGGCAACTTCAGCCTCTTCACCATGTCGGCCAACATCGCGCGGCCCGGCACGTCGGGCATCTACATGCACCGCGACCAGATGGTCATGTCGCCGGACACGACGGCGCACGCGTACGTGCTCAATGCCATGTGGTACTTGACCGACGTgtccgaggagaagggcgccACGCGGGTGTATCCGGGGAGTCATGTGATGAACGTTTTGCCGGCTGATATGAATCACATT ggcaCATCAATCCCCGCCGCAGCACCAGCAGGCTCTTGTCTGCTCCTCGACAGCAGAACCTGGCACTCGACGGGCGTCAACACGACCGACGAGCCGCGGCCGGTGATCCTGCAGTCGTTTTGCCGCTTCTTTGTCCGGCAGATCGAGAACTACCAGGCCATCCTGAgcgacgaggtcaaggccaagtTGTCGGAGCGCCAGCGGGCGCTGCTGGGGTTGCCGAGTATGAAGCCCGGTGGCAAGGGACAGGGGTTTGCGTCTTACAACTGGCCGGGCACGCAGGTTGGGAGGATGAGGGCCGCTGTCGGGAAGGAATAG
- a CDS encoding Putative mycotoxin biosynthesis protein UstYa translates to MHYTDQYASLSSNSPDCASDGEPEQYPLTPDGLQPRPPVRKPRSRYTYAVLAVLAQLVYTILVLVAAREVYYKGVCPVVAAPDRYHAWDVLEYKEVPADHQEPDEHHPYLGAPRPELDQNWNALLSTFRNRVPTAEIRRLGIEEGSIWLDDDVGEYYGSVWVGHNLHCVKYLYNGLHRDHYYHNMTEAEEKSHNSHLHHCLHRLMDALKCHPDMSPLSLHWVVNEVAPIVNWDGARHTCANWDRVMDWAKTNQIVPAGKDSLGQVAPHPLYATLLDEHGHADFLNQDAIVEWDKLFARPDWQAWAKEHGVPEGTIPGKEMLRNTHVG, encoded by the exons ATGCACTATACAGACCAGTacgcctccctctcctccaacAGCCCCGACTGCgccagcgacggcgagccgGAGCAGTATCCCCTGACACCGGACGGCCTCCAACCTCGCCCGCCCGTCCGCAAGCCCAGGAGTCGGTACACGTACGCCGTGCTCGCCGTGCTTGCGCAACTTGTCTACAcgatcctcgtcctcgtcgccgcgcgGGAGGTTTACTACAAGGGCGTGTGTCCGGTCGTCGCCGCGCCCGATCGGTATCACGCTTGG GATGTGCTGGAATACAAGGAGGTTCCCGCCGACCACCAGGAGCCGGACGAGCACCACCCGTACCTGGGTGCTCCGCGACCGGAGCTGGACCAAAACTGGAATGCGCTTTTGTCAA CATTCCGCAACCGCGTCCCAACCGCCGAGATCCGCAGGCTAGGCATTGAGGAGGGGTCCATCTGgcttgacgacgatgttGGTGAATA TTATGGGAGTGTGTGGGTTGGGCACAACCTGCACTGCGTT AAATATCTGTATAATGGCCTGCATAGGGATCATTATTACCACAACATGaccgaggcggaggagaagtCGCACAACAGTCATTTGC ACCACTGCCTCCACCGCCTCATGGACGCGCTCAAATGCCACCCAGACATGTCCCCGCTATCCCTGCACTGGGTGGTCAACGAGGTCGCGCCCATTGTCAACTGGGACGGGGCGCGGCACACGTGCGCGAACTGGGACCGCGTCATGGACTGGGCCAAGACAAACCAGATTGTTCCGGCTGGAAAAGATAGTCTCGGGCAGG TTGCTCCGCATCCTCTTTACG CGACGTTGCTGGACGAGCACGGCCACGCGGACTTTTTGAACCAGGATGCAATCGTCGAGTGGGACAAGTTGTTTGCCAGGCCGGACTGGCAAGCGTGGGCCAAGGAGCATGGGGTTCCGGAAGGGACTATTCCCGGGAAAGAGATGCTGAGGAATACTCATGTTGGGTAG
- a CDS encoding Putative short-chain dehydrogenase/reductase SDR, NAD(P)-binding domain superfamily — protein MARFTSKIALVTSCASGSGAAIVRRLASEGATVIAADRAGHEALAAELGASVIPRHLDAASEDSIRDLEAYIRTTHGRLDILINNTGMGGPRCPLLDVTSADAEEVFRYNIHGAFLILQLALRFMTEQPTGGSIVLTASIAGLVGTPHSAPYSISKGAVIAMAKTAAVEYAKNGIRVNAVAPGPTAVPMVEALGEAATAGLRARIPQARLAEPREVAGVVAFLADGEDAGHVTGQVWCVDGGWTAA, from the coding sequence ATGGCCCGCTTCACGTCCAAGATCGCTCTCGTAACCTCCTGCGCATCGGGCAGTGGCGCCGCCATTGTCCGACGCCTGGCCTCCGAAGGCGCGACagtcatcgccgccgacagggCCGGCCACGAGGCGCTAGCGGCCGAGCTCGGCGCCAGCGTCATCCCGCGACACCTCGACGCGGCGTCCGAAGACAGCATCCGCGACCTGGAGGCCTACATCCGCACGACGCACGGCCGGCTGGATATCCTGATCAACAACACAGGCATGGGCGGGCCGCGCTGCCCACTCCTGGACGTGACGtctgccgatgccgaggaggtctTCCGGTACAACATCCACGGCGCCTTCCTGATCCTCCAGCTCGCACTGCGCTTCATGACCGAGCAGCCCACGGGGGGTTCCATCGTCCTCACAGCATCCATAGCAGGGCTAGTCGGCACGCCGCACTCGGCCCCCTACTCGATCTCCAAGGGCGCGGTGATCGCCATGGCCAAGACCGCCGCGGTCGAGTACGCCAAGAACGGGATACGTGTGAACGCCGTAGCCCCCGGTCCGACGGCCGTGCCGATGGTGGAAGCGCTGGGCGAGGCCGCGACTGCTGGGTTGAGGGCAAGGATCCCGCAGGCGAGGCTGGCGGAGCCGAGGGAAGTCGCGGGGGTGGTTGCGTTCCTGGCGGACGGGGAAGATGCGGGGCACGTTACTGGCCAGGTTTGGTGTGTTGACGGGGGGTGGACAGCGGCGTAA
- a CDS encoding Putative major facilitator superfamily, MFS transporter superfamily, producing MKKMAEEPKVTWASLPRKDQLVILFLVRFCEPIVKVSISSYVYFQLQSLDPSLPSAAVVQQTTLLQAAYTVAQCLASVFLGSVADSPRGGRKVVVVLSLLGSFVACSLFGFVANFKQALVLRFVEGLTNGTVAMVRTMTAEVVQEKKFQARAFVLLNISTSFAIILSALVAAGTVELTPKAHGGSGLLTRYPYALPALLNASFLLVVLVTAVLFLEETSKLVRHRYDPGIALSRYILSRLQWLRRGRRTGREEAQYAPLDASEEMAFLDEPEPPSPPPKPKSVARLPTARIFTKNMVLVLLAAFIYEAHLGTASVAFPNLLVTPVSTKEEEAQRVLPFFFGGGAGFTPLPLAVYSVMYGILSIPLQMILYPRLSQSLGPLQVWRIFYLAYPLLYYAYPFAALVPSSSPPPSGKTGLAIWAVIAPMQVLTALLTSTVSPSQTVLINAACPHPSALARTHSIAFFSSMATRAGSTALAGALLGYGSSHNLTGLVFWGCAAVAALGACLNPFLTEGTGHEIRLPGDDE from the exons atgaagaagatggcggaAGAACCCAAAGTGACCTGGGCCTCCCTCCCGCGAAAGGACCAACTggtcatcctcttcctcgtccgcTTCTGCGAGCCCATCGTCAAGGTCTCCATCTCATCCTATGTCTACTTCCAGCTGCAGTCGCTGGACCCGTCACTccccagcgccgccgtcgtccagcagACGACGCTGCTGCAGGCCGCCTACACCGTCGCGCAGTGTCTCGCGAGCGTGTTTCTCGGGAGCGTCGCGGATTCGCCGAGGGGCGGGAGGaaggttgttgttgtgttgAGTTTACTGGGGTCTT TCGTCGCGTGCTCGCTAttcggcttcgtcgccaACTTCAAACAGGCCCTCGTGCTGCGCTTCGTCGAGGGTCTGACCAACGGTACTGTTGCCATGGTGCGGACTatgacggccgaggttgtGCAAGAAAAGAA ATTTCAAGCGAGAgccttcgtcctcctcaacatcagcaccagcttcgccatcatcctcagcgccctcgtcgccgccggcacggTCGAGCTGACGCCCAAGGCccacggcggcagcgggttGCTGACCCGGTACCCGTATGCCCTgcccgccctcctcaacgCCAGCTTCctgctggtggtgttggtgacggCCGTTTTATTCCTTGAAGAG ACCTCCAAACTCGTCCGCCACAGGTACGACCCCGGCATCGCCCTGTCACGCTACATCCTCTCCCGGCTCCAATGgctccgccgcggccgccgcacCGGTAGAGAAGAAGCACAGTACGCCCCGCTCGACGCAAGCGAGGAGATggccttcctcgacgagccagAGCCGCCGTCACCTCCGCCGAAACCCAAATCCGTCGCCAGGCTCCCCACCGCCCGCATCTTCACCAAGAACATGGTGCTGGTCCTCCTCGCGGCCTTCATCTACGAGGCGCACCTTGGGACCGCTAGCGTCGCTTTCCCGAATCTCCTCGTGACGCCCGTCTccaccaaggaggaggaggcgcagCGGGTGCTTCCGTTCTTCTTTGGTGGAGGGGCTGGCTTCACGCCGTTGCCTTTGGCTGTGTACTCGGTCATGTACG GCATCTTGTCCATCCCCCTCCAGATGATCCTCTACCCACGCCTGTCCCAGAGCCTCGGACCCCTGCAAGTCTGGCGGATCTTCTACCTCGCTTACCCGCTCCTCTACTACGCGTACCCCTTCGCAGCCCTTGTCCCCTCCAGCAGCCCCCCACCATCCGGCAAAACCGGACTTGCAATCTGGGCCGTGATTGCGCCGATGCAGGTGCTCACCGCGCTGCTGACCAGCACCGTGAGCCCGTCCCAGACAGTGCTGATCAACGCGGCGTGCCCGCACCCGTCTGCACTCGCCAGGACACACAGcatcgccttcttctcgtccatgGCGACGCGGGCGGGAAGCACGGCGCTGGCGGGCGCGTTGCTGGGCTACGGCTCGTCGCACAACCTGACAGGGTTGGTGTTTTGGGGGTGCGCGGCTGTTGCGGCGCTCGGGGCTTGCTTGAATCCGTTTTTGACCGAGGGGACCGGGCACGAGATCCGGTTGCCGGGGGATGATGAGTAG